A portion of the Bacteroidales bacterium genome contains these proteins:
- a CDS encoding serine hydrolase, whose amino-acid sequence MNILLIAKHKLIQTIILFVGITIAAQAQSIEKSYTLNPDTLKRINEYLRNGEYGKISGIVILAKSKVLFEQYYGFNNPSTLHPISSVTKSVTSLITGICIDKGYLNSIDTPIWTFFPEYKSIFEKDTIKKRITIRNLLNQTTGLQWDEWTTHYSYAGNALIELSQSRQNWVEYTLKLNNECKPSTKFSYNSGNSQVIEKILCKLSSHNFEWLVKNYLFEPLGIKNYHWDTYANNGIPAWGGLYLTTRDMARFGTLICNHGCWGDYQVISNDWIEKSTRIESKSDKAGYGLHWWVTTQPDGMPLIYAAGYGDQFIYIAPDKKIVIAVNGQNFTDYKWARSIDSLIKSIFSSVQ is encoded by the coding sequence ATGAATATTTTGCTAATAGCTAAGCATAAACTTATTCAAACCATAATATTATTCGTCGGTATAACCATTGCAGCACAAGCTCAATCCATTGAGAAATCATATACTCTTAATCCCGATACATTAAAGAGGATTAATGAATACCTAAGAAATGGTGAGTATGGCAAAATATCAGGAATCGTAATACTTGCAAAATCAAAAGTACTATTTGAGCAGTATTACGGATTTAATAATCCTAGCACATTACATCCAATTAGTTCTGTTACCAAAAGTGTTACATCTTTGATTACTGGTATTTGCATTGATAAAGGATATTTAAATTCAATTGATACTCCTATCTGGACGTTTTTTCCTGAATACAAATCAATATTTGAAAAAGATACTATTAAAAAAAGAATAACCATCAGAAATCTTCTAAACCAAACTACCGGTTTACAATGGGATGAGTGGACCACTCATTATTCTTACGCTGGAAACGCTCTAATTGAGCTTAGCCAAAGTAGACAGAACTGGGTAGAATATACATTAAAACTCAATAATGAATGTAAACCGAGCACCAAGTTTTCATATAATAGTGGGAATTCGCAGGTTATAGAAAAAATACTTTGCAAGTTATCATCTCATAATTTTGAATGGTTGGTAAAAAACTACCTTTTTGAACCTCTAGGGATAAAAAATTATCACTGGGATACATATGCAAATAACGGTATTCCCGCTTGGGGTGGTCTATACCTAACTACACGAGATATGGCAAGATTTGGCACATTAATATGTAATCATGGATGTTGGGGCGATTATCAAGTTATATCGAATGATTGGATTGAAAAATCTACGAGAATTGAATCAAAAAGCGATAAAGCAGGGTATGGTTTACATTGGTGGGTTACAACCCAACCCGATGGCATGCCATTGATTTATGCCGCAGGATATGGAGATCAATTCATTTATATTGCTCCCGATAAAAAAATTGTTATTGCAGTAAATGGGCAAAATTTTACCGATTATAAATGGGCAAGAAGTATTGACAGTCTGATTAAAAGTATATTCTCCTCAGTTCAATAG
- a CDS encoding dihydroorotate dehydrogenase-like protein has protein sequence MTQLKTTYMGLDLKNPLIVGASSLTSDLEVLKAIENAGAGAIVVKSLFEEQIQLEELELQNELDEYTERHAEMVNLFPTLKHAGTKEHLLKLRNAKETIKIPVIASLNAIHADTWAEYAIEIEKTGVDGIELNFYTTPKDFEVDGKTIIQSQLNILQDVRKALKIPISVKLSPFYTNPLDVIKQMDGKEVNSFVIFNRLFQPDIDIEKEELTQTLYLSTSNDSRLTLQFTGLLYKNIVADICSCSGIMNSTDAIKMLLAGATAFEVVSTIYQNGVGQITTILNELEAWMDSKGYKNIEDFRGKLAKKNLKDPFAYRRAQYVEILMRSNDIIKKTTIM, from the coding sequence ATGACACAACTAAAAACAACCTACATGGGACTTGACCTTAAAAATCCGTTGATTGTAGGAGCATCGTCCCTTACCTCCGATTTGGAAGTACTAAAAGCTATTGAAAATGCTGGCGCAGGTGCAATAGTTGTTAAATCACTTTTTGAGGAGCAAATTCAGCTCGAAGAGCTTGAGTTACAAAATGAACTCGACGAGTATACCGAACGCCATGCTGAAATGGTCAACCTCTTCCCTACCCTAAAACATGCTGGTACAAAAGAGCATCTTTTAAAGCTTAGAAATGCAAAAGAAACAATTAAAATTCCCGTAATAGCCAGTTTAAATGCCATTCATGCCGATACATGGGCTGAATACGCTATTGAGATTGAAAAAACGGGGGTTGATGGTATTGAGCTGAATTTTTATACCACCCCAAAAGATTTTGAGGTTGATGGAAAAACAATAATTCAATCGCAGCTTAACATTCTTCAAGATGTAAGGAAAGCACTTAAAATACCTATTAGCGTTAAACTTAGCCCATTCTATACAAACCCATTGGATGTTATCAAACAAATGGATGGTAAGGAGGTTAATAGCTTTGTAATTTTCAACCGATTATTTCAACCTGATATTGATATTGAAAAAGAGGAATTAACCCAAACACTCTACCTCAGCACAAGTAACGACTCGCGATTAACACTTCAGTTCACAGGTCTGCTTTATAAAAACATTGTTGCTGATATTTGTAGCTGCTCTGGCATAATGAATTCCACCGATGCTATAAAAATGCTACTGGCTGGTGCAACTGCATTTGAAGTTGTAAGTACAATTTATCAGAATGGTGTTGGTCAGATAACAACCATACTCAATGAATTAGAAGCTTGGATGGATAGTAAGGGGTACAAAAATATTGAAGATTTCCGTGGAAAACTTGCTAAGAAAAACCTTAAGGATCCTTTTGCATACCGCAGAGCACAATACGTAGAAATACTAATGCGTTCAAATGATATAATAAAGAAAACAACTATTATGTAA
- a CDS encoding peptidase domain-containing ABC transporter, which produces MNLARKRISKSFTLQIGSSDCGVACLSTVIKFYNGFTPLERIRELSGTAKQGTTVLGLYQAAQQLGFDAQGLEAESVSNLKELDEPAILHVVLHENLQHYYVFFGFDKDDNIVIADPAKGILTITKDELEQVWRSKALLKLIPNKEFVEGKIIKKEKKSWLQSLIEEDFGILIVALFLGTAITILGISTAIFSQKLIDKILPSADYNGLFISLLLLSALLIVKTGLNYLRGFFLISQNKEFNNRVIQKFYSALIDLPKSFFDTRKTGELIARMDDTRRIQNTISSVVGNMLIDGLIIIISLFVIFLYSISIGSLVLFSFLLYFGIIRRFHKRIAISQKDVMQSYALNQSNYIDTIQGIDTIKSNNKEPFFKELTKNAYGFFQQNIYNLGKLNIQYSFWSEVTGVLLILGIFGLSSFQVFQKELMIGEMVAILSLTGSIIPSISRLAIFNIQIQEAKVAFDRMYEIASIKSEHKDDLTKQDIEIIDKIEIKNLNFRFAGRKRLLLNVSLEVKKGELVGILGESGTGKSTLVQILQKFYEPESGLILINNKNLALINTHFWRSNIGVVPQQIKIFNGTLIDNICLGDSRKEAENVISFCKSYGFDTYFSDFPQQYLTILGEEGINISGGQQQLVALARALYKKPKLIILDEATSAMDRNAENFILDLLQQLRNELAIIMITHRIKTASKADKIYLLENGTISNSGTPKELMLTDNYYSLSYKEQVGNMI; this is translated from the coding sequence ATGAATCTAGCAAGAAAGAGAATATCAAAATCCTTTACCCTGCAAATCGGTAGTTCTGATTGTGGAGTTGCATGTCTGTCAACCGTAATTAAATTTTATAATGGTTTTACACCGCTTGAAAGAATACGAGAGCTTAGCGGAACGGCAAAGCAAGGGACGACAGTTCTTGGCTTATATCAGGCAGCCCAACAGTTAGGATTTGATGCCCAAGGGTTGGAAGCGGAGAGCGTTTCGAATCTAAAAGAACTTGATGAACCTGCCATTCTTCATGTAGTATTACATGAAAACCTACAGCATTACTATGTTTTTTTTGGATTCGATAAGGATGATAACATAGTCATAGCTGATCCTGCAAAAGGAATTCTTACAATTACCAAAGATGAATTAGAACAGGTTTGGAGAAGTAAGGCATTGCTTAAATTGATCCCCAATAAAGAGTTTGTAGAGGGTAAAATAATCAAAAAGGAGAAAAAGTCATGGTTGCAGTCGTTGATTGAAGAGGATTTTGGGATACTAATAGTTGCTTTATTCCTAGGTACAGCCATTACAATTCTGGGAATTTCTACAGCCATCTTTTCGCAAAAGTTAATCGACAAAATACTTCCCTCTGCGGATTACAATGGGTTATTTATTAGCTTGCTTTTATTGTCTGCCCTGCTAATTGTAAAAACAGGGTTGAACTATTTAAGAGGTTTCTTCCTTATTAGCCAGAATAAGGAGTTTAACAATCGGGTTATTCAAAAATTCTATAGTGCACTTATCGATCTACCGAAATCATTCTTTGATACCCGAAAAACGGGTGAGCTAATAGCACGGATGGATGATACTCGGAGAATTCAGAATACTATTAGCTCAGTAGTTGGTAATATGCTAATAGATGGATTAATTATTATAATTTCACTTTTTGTAATTTTTTTATACTCAATAAGTATCGGTAGTCTAGTTTTATTTAGTTTTCTTCTTTACTTCGGTATAATCCGAAGATTTCACAAAAGAATAGCTATTTCACAAAAGGATGTGATGCAATCGTACGCCTTAAACCAGAGTAATTATATCGATACCATTCAGGGTATTGATACCATTAAGTCGAATAATAAGGAACCCTTTTTTAAGGAGTTAACTAAAAATGCATACGGCTTTTTTCAGCAAAATATTTATAATTTAGGTAAACTCAATATTCAGTATAGCTTTTGGTCAGAGGTTACTGGGGTTCTTCTAATTCTTGGAATTTTTGGGCTATCCTCATTTCAAGTGTTTCAGAAAGAGTTAATGATTGGGGAAATGGTGGCCATTCTTTCACTAACAGGTTCAATTATACCCTCCATAAGCCGGTTGGCTATATTTAATATTCAAATTCAAGAGGCAAAAGTGGCATTTGATCGTATGTATGAAATTGCCAGTATAAAATCAGAGCATAAGGATGACCTAACAAAGCAGGATATTGAAATCATCGATAAAATTGAAATTAAAAACCTGAATTTTCGATTCGCTGGAAGAAAGCGGCTTTTATTAAATGTTTCTTTAGAGGTAAAAAAAGGAGAACTAGTAGGGATTTTAGGTGAAAGCGGTACTGGAAAAAGTACGTTAGTACAAATACTCCAAAAATTTTATGAGCCAGAATCAGGACTAATACTGATTAATAATAAAAATTTAGCATTAATCAATACTCATTTTTGGAGGAGTAATATTGGTGTTGTTCCCCAACAAATTAAAATATTTAATGGGACTCTCATAGATAATATTTGCTTGGGTGATTCTAGGAAGGAAGCCGAAAACGTAATCAGTTTTTGTAAATCGTATGGCTTTGACACTTATTTCTCTGATTTTCCCCAACAATATTTGACTATTTTAGGCGAAGAAGGAATAAACATTTCAGGTGGTCAGCAACAGCTTGTGGCATTAGCAAGAGCATTATACAAAAAACCTAAATTAATAATACTCGATGAGGCGACCTCTGCTATGGACAGAAATGCAGAGAACTTCATTTTAGACCTTCTACAACAACTTCGGAATGAATTAGCTATAATAATGATTACTCATAGAATTAAAACTGCCTCAAAAGCAGATAAAATCTATTTACTTGAGAATGGAACAATTTCTAACTCGGGTACTCCAAAAGAACTAATGCTAACCGATAATTATTATAGTTTGTCGTATAAGGAGCAGGTTGGGAATATGATATAG
- a CDS encoding redoxin domain-containing protein, which yields MIINKRTQENRLSQKIKVLPNFTFKSLDNHLITPDSISSDRNTIIMLYSSDCLHCYNIFDQMVNLISEMPTFQILMVSSDSLETISEFKEKFDLDPGMPIKFYQCDKAELAKLFGHYNYPTLYYYDQGKHLIKKITQNIDADNLRVLIKSGN from the coding sequence ATGATTATTAATAAGAGGACTCAAGAGAATAGGCTGAGCCAGAAGATCAAAGTTTTGCCCAATTTTACATTTAAATCATTGGATAATCATCTGATTACCCCTGATTCAATTTCATCCGATAGGAATACCATTATTATGCTCTATAGTTCTGATTGCTTACATTGCTATAATATATTCGATCAGATGGTTAATTTAATATCGGAGATGCCAACTTTTCAAATACTTATGGTTAGCTCCGACTCTTTGGAAACGATTAGTGAGTTCAAGGAGAAATTCGATTTAGATCCAGGAATGCCAATCAAATTTTATCAATGCGATAAGGCTGAACTAGCTAAACTATTTGGGCATTACAATTATCCAACTTTATATTACTACGATCAAGGAAAACACCTGATTAAAAAAATAACGCAGAATATTGATGCTGATAATCTTAGAGTATTGATAAAATCCGGTAATTAG